A window of Rufibacter sp. LB8 contains these coding sequences:
- a CDS encoding glycosyltransferase family 4 protein has translation MKKLRVLMLGWEDQPVLNGGVGKACFHLAEALATEVDLTMIVPQANEQALQHQAQVLGLSDMDLATISQAPVEKSLERFGTMHRVPANLFPYDEPYQPLSTQPAEEDSILYANTPDSNSAKAQPQIEQQQERPAGQPEITYAAGPKGTLNFEVIQFARFAARLASHKEFDIVYAHDWMTFLAGMEIKNQRKVPLVLHVHSLSFDRQIGHPWGWIYELEVKALEQADLILAVSERTAQMMVRRYGVPASKIKVVYNGISETPAQTPIAQPKKQVTFLGRLVAQKGTLQFLKVARQVLEMDPDVTFVVAGHGPQLEEAKKQVQKLGIEEAVTFTGFLDAEASGALLRTSGVFCLPAVSEPFGLAALEATQAGLPVVLTNQTGAGEVLPQARVSDPHDTLGLANHILQLLHDSALREKTVEANQQALKELTWTATADQVYEALSSALSQDK, from the coding sequence ATGAAGAAACTGCGTGTACTAATGTTAGGCTGGGAAGACCAGCCGGTTCTGAACGGAGGAGTGGGAAAAGCCTGCTTTCATTTAGCGGAGGCGTTGGCCACGGAAGTAGACCTGACCATGATTGTGCCCCAGGCCAATGAGCAGGCCCTACAGCACCAGGCCCAGGTGTTGGGTCTTTCTGACATGGACCTGGCCACCATTTCCCAGGCGCCCGTTGAGAAATCATTAGAACGGTTTGGCACCATGCACCGCGTGCCGGCCAACCTTTTCCCCTATGATGAACCGTACCAGCCACTATCAACCCAGCCAGCCGAAGAAGATTCTATCCTATACGCCAATACCCCAGACAGTAATTCGGCAAAGGCGCAGCCACAGATAGAACAGCAGCAGGAGCGCCCCGCCGGTCAGCCGGAGATCACCTACGCTGCCGGTCCCAAAGGCACCCTCAATTTTGAAGTGATTCAGTTTGCCCGCTTTGCCGCGCGCCTGGCTTCCCATAAAGAATTTGACATTGTCTATGCCCATGACTGGATGACCTTTCTGGCGGGCATGGAAATAAAGAACCAGCGCAAAGTACCCTTGGTGCTGCACGTTCATAGCCTATCCTTTGACCGCCAGATTGGGCACCCCTGGGGCTGGATTTATGAACTGGAGGTAAAAGCCCTGGAACAGGCAGATTTGATTTTGGCCGTGAGCGAGAGAACCGCGCAAATGATGGTGCGGCGCTATGGCGTGCCCGCCAGCAAGATCAAAGTGGTGTACAACGGAATCTCTGAAACCCCCGCCCAGACACCTATTGCCCAGCCTAAAAAACAAGTCACTTTCCTGGGAAGATTGGTGGCCCAAAAAGGAACCCTTCAATTCTTGAAAGTAGCCAGACAGGTGCTGGAAATGGACCCGGATGTGACCTTTGTGGTGGCCGGCCATGGCCCACAGCTGGAAGAAGCCAAAAAGCAGGTGCAGAAGTTAGGCATTGAGGAAGCCGTGACCTTTACTGGTTTCCTAGATGCGGAAGCGTCTGGAGCCTTACTGCGTACGTCTGGCGTGTTCTGTCTGCCCGCGGTGTCTGAGCCATTTGGGTTGGCCGCGCTGGAGGCCACGCAGGCCGGGTTGCCGGTGGTGCTCACCAACCAGACCGGCGCCGGCGAGGTATTGCCCCAGGCCCGCGTCTCTGACCCCCATGACACCCTTGGCCTGGCCAACCATATTCTGCAGTTGCTCCATGACAGCGCCCTTCGCGAAAAAACAGTTGAAGCCAACCAGCAAGCCTTGAAAGAACTTACCTGGACCGCCACCGCCGACCAAGTGTATGAAGCCCTCTCTTCGGCTTTGAGTCAAGATAAGTAA
- a CDS encoding alpha-amylase family glycosyl hydrolase, with amino-acid sequence MPKVKPVLPLVTSDSWLQPFSPQLEQRLSRFTSALASLKDENTSLPAYANWHQEMGLHYEKENQGWRYREWAPAALALYLIGDFNHWDRQRHPLQKQENGLWEIFIPAAECTIEHGQRYKVHVVGADGKALDRVSPFTFRAVQDPETYDYAGQVWQPEKNFKWTDKAFKPTAITAPLIYECHVGMAQEKHGVGTYREFADHILPRIEETGYNCIQLMALAEHPYYGSFGYHVSNFFAPSSRFGTPEDLKYLVNEAHKRGIAVIMDLIHAHAVKNVAEGLADFDGSGGQYFHQGKRGHHPGWDSKLFNYGVPEVRRFLLSNVRYWLEEFHIDGFRFDGVTSMLYHHHGEGVAFDNYSRYFDSWVDEDAILYLQLATELSHKLKPGSLLIAEDMSGMPGLCRPVKEGGIGFDFRLGMGIPDYWIKTLKHKKDEDWNLDEIWHELTNRRAQEKTVAYAESHDQSLVGDKTLAFWLMDKEMYTHMRTVDQHPVIDRGVALHKMIRLITLALGGEAFLTFMGNEFGHPEWVDFPREGNNWSHQYARRQWSLVDNPDLRYRHMWQFEKEMLHLAQTYHLLGHGNAHKLHQDNFNKVLIFERGDLIFLFNFHTSHSVPDYRFPVREAGSYHILLSSDTPETGGHDRVDTSLTYFSLPTEYGPRLSVYLPNRTALVMRRIE; translated from the coding sequence ATGCCCAAGGTTAAACCTGTATTACCCCTCGTCACGTCAGATTCCTGGCTCCAGCCCTTTTCCCCGCAGCTGGAACAACGGCTCTCCCGTTTTACTTCCGCCCTGGCCTCGTTGAAAGACGAAAACACTTCTTTGCCAGCCTATGCCAACTGGCACCAGGAGATGGGGCTTCACTATGAAAAAGAAAACCAGGGCTGGCGCTACCGGGAGTGGGCCCCTGCCGCCCTGGCGCTTTACCTGATTGGGGATTTCAATCACTGGGACCGGCAGCGGCACCCTTTGCAAAAGCAGGAAAACGGACTCTGGGAAATCTTTATCCCCGCAGCAGAATGTACCATAGAACACGGCCAACGTTACAAAGTGCATGTGGTGGGCGCAGACGGCAAGGCCCTGGACCGGGTTTCGCCATTCACGTTCAGGGCGGTGCAAGACCCGGAGACCTATGATTACGCCGGCCAGGTCTGGCAACCGGAGAAAAATTTCAAATGGACCGACAAAGCCTTTAAACCCACCGCCATCACAGCGCCGCTCATCTATGAATGCCACGTGGGCATGGCGCAGGAAAAACACGGGGTGGGCACCTACAGAGAGTTCGCAGACCATATTCTGCCGCGCATTGAAGAGACCGGATACAACTGCATTCAGCTCATGGCCCTGGCTGAGCATCCGTATTACGGCTCGTTTGGCTACCATGTCTCTAATTTCTTCGCGCCTTCCTCTCGCTTTGGCACGCCTGAAGATTTGAAATACTTGGTGAACGAGGCCCATAAGCGGGGCATTGCGGTCATCATGGATTTGATTCATGCCCATGCCGTGAAGAACGTGGCCGAAGGCTTAGCTGATTTTGACGGCTCTGGGGGGCAGTACTTTCACCAGGGCAAACGCGGGCACCACCCTGGCTGGGATTCCAAACTTTTCAACTATGGCGTGCCCGAGGTGCGGCGGTTTTTGCTTTCCAACGTGCGCTATTGGCTGGAGGAATTCCATATAGACGGCTTCCGGTTTGACGGGGTCACGTCTATGCTCTACCACCACCACGGCGAAGGAGTGGCATTTGACAACTACAGCCGTTATTTTGACTCTTGGGTGGATGAAGACGCCATTTTGTACTTGCAGTTGGCCACCGAGCTCAGCCATAAACTCAAACCCGGTTCCCTGCTTATTGCCGAGGACATGAGTGGCATGCCCGGCCTTTGTCGTCCGGTGAAGGAAGGCGGCATAGGTTTTGATTTCCGCCTGGGCATGGGCATTCCAGATTACTGGATCAAAACACTCAAGCACAAGAAAGACGAAGACTGGAACCTGGACGAAATCTGGCACGAACTCACCAACCGACGGGCTCAGGAAAAAACCGTGGCTTACGCAGAATCTCATGACCAATCTCTGGTAGGCGACAAAACGCTGGCCTTCTGGCTCATGGACAAGGAAATGTACACCCACATGCGCACCGTGGACCAGCACCCTGTCATTGACCGGGGCGTGGCCCTGCACAAAATGATCAGGTTAATTACCCTGGCTTTGGGCGGCGAGGCTTTCCTGACGTTCATGGGCAATGAGTTCGGTCACCCGGAATGGGTGGATTTCCCAAGGGAAGGAAACAACTGGAGCCACCAATATGCCCGCCGTCAGTGGTCACTGGTAGACAACCCAGATCTGCGGTACCGGCACATGTGGCAGTTTGAAAAAGAGATGCTGCACCTGGCCCAGACGTACCACTTGCTGGGGCATGGCAATGCGCACAAACTGCACCAGGACAACTTCAATAAGGTGCTGATCTTTGAGCGTGGCGATTTGATTTTCCTTTTCAACTTCCACACCAGCCACTCGGTGCCAGATTACCGGTTCCCGGTGCGCGAGGCGGGTAGCTACCACATCCTACTTTCGTCTGATACCCCGGAAACTGGTGGGCATGACAGGGTGGACACTTCCCTCACGTATTTCTCTTTGCCCACAGAATATGGCCCACGGCTGAGCGTCTATTTACCCAACCGCACCGCCCTGGTCATGCGCCGAATAGAATAG